One Lepus europaeus isolate LE1 unplaced genomic scaffold, mLepTim1.pri SCAFFOLD_29, whole genome shotgun sequence DNA segment encodes these proteins:
- the LOC133754863 gene encoding uncharacterized protein LOC133754863: MGYRYPLAAVPPVLSALGGVLHPCAPFAPSVGGGKRRRAGGSAGPRGGDRGAALSALTAAARASPLRVGGGSRRAGLAVRRSFVFGAGARARACACLPCHSPCLPCRPGLGGGARGLSCASPGLWRERAAPCFPCSPPRAATGRHRGGGRHVCWAWAQPSLPPRPRGRPWGAFPRGRGASRERGSGRLAGREAARGPFGVCGCWRRRVEAPRRRGSRVRVGEDAEGRRRRAPVSLAVAGPPWRVAVRSRVRFPGGVRLLWPEAIPASSPSRLRCLALRGPGAAPTPPRCLGGLGRSPSPPPGEGGLFEGSAPRVPVGALWGWGLSVTGGGGGGRWFSPREDACWLAVAEARRPPVGRVRCRLPIPRDRPCPRRVLAVRSRVWWWGCVCSGVTGRLDAW, from the coding sequence ATGGGGTACCGTTACCCCCTGGCCGCCGTCCCTCCTGTGCTGAGTGCGTTGGGTGGCGTGCTCCACCCGTGCGCCCCGTTTGCCCCTtctgttgggggggggaagcgtaGGCGTGCTGGTGGGTCTGCCGGTCCCCGCGGTGGGGACCGGGGCGCTGCTCTTTCGGCCCTAACGGCCGCGGCCCGCGCCTCCCCCCTCCGTGTTGGGGGAGGGTcccgccgggccgggctggcggTCCGTCGCTCGTtcgtgtttggggccggcgcgcgCGCCCGTGCGTGCGCGTGCCTTCCGTGTCACTCTCCGTGTTTGCCTtgtcggccggggctgggcgggggcgcgcGTGGTCTGTCCTGCGCgtccccggggctgtggcgcgagcgggcggctccctgcttcccctgctcgCCACCCCGGGCTGCGACTGGCCGTCATCGGGGCGGCGGTCGGCACGTGTGTTGGGCTTGGGCccagccctctcttccccctcggcCGCGTGGTCGCCCCTGGGGAGCGTTCCCTCGGGGTCGCGGCGCTTCCCGGGAACGGGGATCCGGACGGTTGGCTGGGCGGGAGGCGGCGCGAGGGCCGTTCGGCGTGTGCGGTTGTTGGCGACGTCGCGTGGAGGCGCCCCGGCGGCGGGGCTCCCGGGTGCGCGTGGGAGAAGACGCGGAGGGTCGCCGGAGGCGGGCTCCGGTGTCCCTGGCCGTCGCGGGGCCGCCCTGGCGTGTGGCGGTGCGATCCCGTGTCCGTTTCCCCGGCGGGGTCCGGCTTTTGTGGCCCGAGGCGATTCCCGCGTCCTCTCCCTCGCGCCTCCGGTGCCTCGCCCTCCGTGGCCCCggtgcggcccccaccccccctcgcTGCCTCGGCGGGCTGGGCCGTTCGCCCTCCCCCCCTCCGGGGGAGGGTGGACTCTTTGAAGGCTCTGCTCCCCGCGTGCCTGTGGGGGCTTTGTGGGGTTGGGGTCTGTCCGTgaccggtggcggtggcggtggccggTGGTTTTCCCCACGTGAGGACGCGTGTTGGCTGGCAGTGGCTGAGGCACGACGGCCCCCGGTTGGCCGCGTCAGGTGCCGCCTCCCCATCCCGCGGGACCGCCCTTGCCCTCGGAGGGTGCTGGCGGTGAGAtcccgtgtgtggtggtgggggtgtgtgtgctctgGCGTGACTGGCCGGCTGGACGCGTGGTGA